From one Thermanaeromonas sp. C210 genomic stretch:
- a CDS encoding tRNA (adenine-N1)-methyltransferase yields the protein MFREGDWVIFTDNRVCMVERLTSHRRLHTHWGYIEHDDVLGREPGSIVETSRGKKLYVFAPTLADYVMHMPRKSGIIYPKDTGIILLWADVFPGSRVLVGGVGSGGLLLAVLRQVGEKGRVVAYDVRQDMLDRAAENVKGYFGDLPPYLELRLGDIYAPEDLEEDFDRVLLDVPEPWRALETVCRVLLPGGILCSYLPSILQVARFENLLRRTESFALIETLEVMMRGWHIEGRAIRPQHRMVGHTGFLTFARLSKGGAD from the coding sequence ATGTTCCGCGAAGGAGATTGGGTTATTTTTACGGATAATCGTGTCTGTATGGTGGAGCGGCTGACTTCTCACCGCCGCCTGCATACCCACTGGGGTTACATTGAACACGATGACGTGCTGGGCCGGGAGCCGGGCAGCATAGTGGAAACTTCACGGGGCAAGAAGCTCTATGTATTTGCTCCCACCCTGGCCGATTATGTTATGCACATGCCCCGCAAAAGCGGTATTATCTACCCCAAGGATACCGGCATTATCTTACTGTGGGCAGACGTCTTTCCGGGGTCCAGGGTACTGGTAGGCGGGGTGGGGAGCGGCGGTCTCCTGCTGGCCGTCCTGCGGCAGGTGGGGGAAAAGGGGAGGGTGGTGGCTTATGATGTGCGCCAGGATATGTTAGACCGGGCGGCGGAAAACGTAAAGGGCTACTTCGGGGACCTCCCCCCCTACTTGGAACTCAGGCTGGGGGACATTTACGCACCGGAAGACCTGGAGGAGGACTTCGATCGGGTTCTCCTGGACGTGCCGGAGCCCTGGCGGGCGCTGGAGACGGTTTGCCGGGTTCTCCTGCCGGGCGGCATCCTGTGTTCCTACCTGCCCTCTATCCTCCAGGTGGCCCGGTTTGAGAACCTTTTGCGGAGAACGGAGTCTTTTGCCCTGATAGAAACCTTGGAGGTCATGATGCGGGGGTGGCATATAGAAGGCCGGGCCATAAGGCCCCAGCATCGCATGGTGGGTCACACGGGCTTCTTGACCTTCGCCCGCCTTTCAAAAGGCGGAGCAGATTAA
- a CDS encoding YvrJ family protein, producing MEDLWTQVGNVGFPMVMAFYLLVRMEPLIKELQKSVTLLTVVVARLGGLDYQEAKGLLEGKGVSK from the coding sequence ATGGAGGACCTATGGACCCAGGTGGGAAATGTTGGCTTTCCCATGGTCATGGCCTTTTACCTCCTGGTCCGCATGGAGCCTCTAATAAAGGAGCTGCAGAAGTCGGTTACTTTACTGACGGTGGTAGTAGCCCGTTTGGGGGGCCTGGACTACCAGGAAGCCAAAGGGTTGCTGGAAGGCAAGGGTGTTAGTAAATAG
- a CDS encoding MoaD/ThiS family protein has product MEERMEVKVSTILDLAQFLGTSELTVSVPAKATVMNVLEAVRELTGRDVREKIIAPETGDLKSFIRVFVEGRDVRFLQGLATPVNPGDTVLILPPAAGG; this is encoded by the coding sequence ATGGAGGAGAGGATGGAGGTAAAGGTTAGCACTATTTTAGACCTGGCCCAGTTCCTGGGTACCAGTGAGCTTACGGTATCCGTCCCTGCAAAGGCCACGGTTATGAATGTTTTGGAAGCCGTCCGGGAGCTCACCGGCAGGGACGTAAGGGAAAAGATAATAGCCCCGGAAACGGGAGACCTTAAAAGCTTCATACGAGTATTCGTAGAAGGCCGCGATGTTCGCTTCCTGCAGGGACTTGCCACCCCGGTAAACCCCGGGGATACGGTGCTTATTCTACCTCCGGCGGCAGGGGGGTAA
- a CDS encoding NfeD family protein — translation MMKGFFTRSFGFFLLFLVLSQTLFPPPAVGSSGPGSGTPAVYVLRVEGPIVPVVADYIQDGIQRAYQENGACVILELSTPGGLYATTQKIVESILNSRVPVVVYVSPAGAWAGSAGTFITIAAHVAAMAPGSRIGAAHPVAMDNDSGLSDTQKQKMAQDAAAWVRSIAQWRGRDPSQAELAVLESKSFTDGEAIQAKLVDLRASDRAELLAQLQGRKVSMVDGREVDLNVAGLPVREIPMSSVQRLLFGISDPNIAYILMSIGTIGLLAELYNPGAVFPGVAGGISLVLGLYALGTLNAQLSGLVLLLLGLGLLAAEVFVVSHGLLAAGGLVSFILGSLMLFSGGPPAFRVSLSLILLTALTMVGFVTFLLGAVVKAQRRPAVTGKESLAGTIGVALTDLKPEGFLLVEGERWKAESEEPIEAGEKVKIIGVEGLKLKVKKL, via the coding sequence ATGATGAAGGGCTTTTTTACCAGGAGTTTTGGCTTTTTTCTGTTGTTTTTGGTTTTATCCCAGACCCTTTTCCCCCCTCCGGCGGTCGGGTCCTCCGGGCCAGGGAGCGGTACACCTGCTGTCTATGTCTTGCGGGTGGAAGGCCCCATTGTCCCCGTGGTAGCTGACTATATCCAGGACGGGATCCAGCGGGCCTACCAAGAAAACGGTGCTTGCGTCATCCTTGAGCTTAGCACGCCCGGCGGCCTTTACGCGACAACCCAGAAAATTGTAGAAAGCATATTGAACTCCCGGGTGCCCGTAGTGGTATATGTGTCCCCCGCAGGGGCCTGGGCGGGTTCCGCCGGCACTTTTATTACCATAGCCGCCCATGTGGCCGCCATGGCGCCCGGCAGCCGTATCGGCGCCGCCCATCCGGTGGCCATGGACAACGACAGCGGGCTCTCGGATACCCAAAAGCAGAAAATGGCCCAGGATGCCGCCGCCTGGGTACGGAGTATTGCCCAATGGAGGGGGCGGGACCCCTCCCAGGCTGAACTGGCCGTTCTGGAAAGCAAATCCTTTACCGACGGCGAGGCCATCCAGGCCAAGCTGGTGGACCTCCGGGCCTCCGACCGGGCCGAACTTTTGGCCCAGCTCCAGGGGCGGAAGGTTAGCATGGTGGACGGCCGCGAGGTTGACCTGAATGTGGCCGGCCTCCCCGTGCGGGAAATACCAATGAGTTCAGTTCAACGGCTGCTGTTCGGGATAAGCGACCCCAATATCGCTTACATCCTCATGAGCATCGGCACTATCGGGCTCTTGGCCGAACTATACAACCCCGGCGCCGTATTTCCGGGAGTTGCAGGCGGGATCAGCCTGGTTCTCGGCCTTTACGCCCTGGGCACCCTCAATGCCCAGTTGAGCGGTCTGGTCCTGCTCCTTCTGGGTCTGGGGCTCCTGGCAGCTGAAGTTTTTGTGGTCAGCCACGGCCTCTTGGCGGCCGGAGGGCTGGTATCCTTCATATTGGGCTCCCTCATGCTTTTCAGCGGAGGACCCCCTGCCTTCCGCGTGAGCCTGAGCCTCATACTTCTTACTGCCCTGACTATGGTAGGATTTGTGACCTTTCTTTTAGGTGCCGTAGTCAAAGCCCAGCGTCGCCCGGCGGTAACCGGAAAGGAAAGCCTGGCCGGTACGATAGGCGTGGCCTTGACGGATTTGAAACCCGAGGGCTTCCTGCTGGTAGAAGGAGAACGGTGGAAGGCCGAAAGTGAAGAGCCGATAGAAGCCGGCGAGAAGGTGAAGATTATCGGCGTAGAGGGGTTAAAACTAAAGGTAAAAAAGCTTTAA
- a CDS encoding slipin family protein — MENLITLIALVVVIASILSSAIRVVQEYERGVIFRLGRYVGVRGPGLFFLIPFIERMQKVDLRVVTMDVPTQEAITKDNVTVKVNAVVYFRVVDPANAVIRVVNHITATSQLAQTTLRSVLGQSDLDELLSQREQINQRLQQIIDEGTEPWGVKVTQVEIRDVELPQTMQRAMAAQAEAERDRRAKIIHADGEYQAAEKLAQAARIISSEPASLQLRYLQTLTEIASDKSNIIVFPVPVEFFQQLWNRDK; from the coding sequence GTGGAGAATCTCATCACCCTTATAGCCCTGGTAGTAGTAATTGCCAGCATCCTTTCCTCGGCTATACGGGTCGTCCAGGAGTACGAGCGCGGCGTGATCTTCCGCCTCGGGCGCTATGTAGGAGTAAGGGGACCCGGCCTGTTTTTCCTGATACCCTTCATCGAGCGCATGCAGAAGGTCGACCTGCGGGTAGTAACCATGGACGTTCCCACCCAGGAGGCCATTACCAAGGATAATGTTACCGTAAAGGTTAATGCCGTGGTTTACTTCCGGGTCGTAGACCCTGCCAACGCGGTCATTAGAGTTGTAAACCACATAACGGCCACTTCCCAGCTGGCCCAGACCACCCTGCGCAGCGTCCTCGGTCAGTCGGATCTCGATGAGCTCCTCTCCCAACGGGAACAGATCAACCAGCGGCTCCAGCAGATTATTGATGAGGGCACCGAGCCCTGGGGAGTTAAGGTGACCCAGGTGGAAATCAGGGATGTGGAGCTGCCCCAGACCATGCAGAGGGCTATGGCCGCCCAGGCCGAAGCCGAGCGCGATCGGCGGGCCAAGATCATCCATGCCGACGGTGAATATCAGGCGGCCGAAAAGCTCGCCCAAGCGGCCCGGATCATCTCTTCCGAGCCCGCTTCCCTCCAGCTGCGCTACCTGCAAACCCTCACCGAAATTGCCTCGGACAAGAGCAATATTATAGTGTTTCCCGTTCCCGTGGAGTTCTTCCAGCAACTATGGAACCGAGATAAATGA
- the lonC gene encoding Lon family ATP-dependent protease: MPRRAKVALFKDEGDFLSRQVSALYGILADIYGTDKLVLKASKLEALDYLQSDKLSERVLALQKLVYEDPTIDTAPPLEAIPQILNEIQEELADFIARRSVEDNLERRVAERMQERHEEYLQEIRMQILRENAGPENAHTLKKLAILEKMEQTRLARSAMEVLRPQSLEEIVGQERAVRSLLAKLVSPFPQHILIYGPPGVGKTTAARLALEEAKKIKGSPFKADAPFIEVNGATLRWDPREVTNPLLGSVHDPIYQGARRDLAESGVPEPKLGLVTEAHGGVLFIDEIGEMDPLLLNKLLKVLEDKRVTFDSSYYDPADENVPQYIRKLFEEGAPADFVLIGATTCDPEELSPALRSRCAEVYFEPLTPAQIETIVREAAARLGVKLEPAVPSLIAEYTIEGRKAVSLLADAYGLALYQQYQKRGRRRRLITVQHILEVAQTARLTPFITARAQDEPEIGRVFGLAVAGFVGSVLEVEAVAFPAREPGKGNIRFNETAGSMARDSVFNAAAVFRLLTGEDLSDYDVHVNVVGGGNIDGPSAGLAVCAAIISAIQGRAVRQDVAVTGEISIQGKVKPVGGIVEKIYGARQAGMRYVILPEANAAEVPGDLPGIQVIPVATVAQALEHLLVKE, translated from the coding sequence ATGCCCCGGAGAGCTAAAGTAGCTCTTTTTAAAGATGAAGGCGATTTTCTATCCCGGCAGGTCAGCGCCCTGTACGGTATTCTGGCCGATATTTACGGAACGGATAAGCTGGTGCTCAAGGCCAGCAAGCTGGAGGCGCTGGATTATCTCCAATCGGATAAACTCTCGGAGCGGGTTCTGGCCCTCCAGAAGCTGGTTTACGAAGACCCCACCATCGATACGGCGCCTCCCTTGGAGGCCATCCCCCAAATCCTAAACGAAATCCAGGAAGAGCTGGCGGATTTCATAGCCCGCCGGTCGGTGGAAGACAACCTGGAACGCCGGGTGGCCGAAAGGATGCAGGAGCGCCACGAGGAATACCTGCAGGAAATCCGTATGCAGATCCTGCGGGAAAACGCAGGGCCGGAAAATGCCCACACCCTTAAGAAACTGGCAATTCTGGAAAAGATGGAACAGACCAGGCTGGCCCGCTCGGCCATGGAAGTCTTAAGGCCCCAAAGCCTGGAGGAGATTGTGGGCCAGGAGCGGGCCGTGCGGTCCCTCCTGGCCAAACTGGTATCCCCCTTTCCCCAGCATATCCTAATTTACGGGCCTCCTGGAGTGGGCAAGACGACGGCCGCCCGGCTGGCCCTGGAGGAAGCCAAGAAGATCAAAGGCTCGCCCTTTAAGGCCGATGCCCCCTTCATCGAGGTCAACGGCGCCACCCTGCGCTGGGATCCCCGGGAGGTAACCAACCCTCTTTTGGGCTCGGTCCACGACCCCATCTATCAGGGGGCCCGGCGGGATCTGGCCGAGAGCGGCGTGCCGGAGCCGAAGCTGGGACTGGTAACCGAAGCCCATGGGGGGGTCCTGTTCATAGACGAGATAGGCGAAATGGACCCCCTTTTGCTGAACAAGCTCCTTAAGGTTCTGGAGGACAAGCGGGTAACCTTCGATTCCTCTTATTACGATCCGGCCGATGAAAACGTGCCCCAATATATAAGAAAGCTCTTCGAGGAAGGGGCGCCGGCGGATTTCGTCCTCATCGGGGCCACGACCTGCGATCCCGAGGAGCTGAGCCCCGCCCTGCGCTCGCGGTGTGCCGAAGTATATTTCGAGCCCCTAACCCCGGCGCAGATCGAAACCATCGTGCGGGAGGCGGCCGCCAGGCTGGGGGTAAAGCTGGAGCCCGCGGTTCCCTCCCTCATTGCCGAATACACCATAGAAGGCCGGAAGGCCGTTAGCCTCCTGGCCGATGCGTACGGTCTGGCCCTCTACCAGCAGTATCAAAAGAGGGGCCGGCGCCGCCGGCTCATTACCGTGCAGCATATCCTGGAGGTCGCCCAGACGGCCCGCCTGACCCCCTTCATCACCGCCAGGGCCCAGGATGAGCCGGAGATCGGCCGAGTTTTCGGCCTGGCCGTGGCCGGTTTTGTGGGTTCGGTGCTGGAGGTAGAGGCCGTAGCCTTCCCGGCCCGGGAGCCGGGCAAGGGCAATATCCGCTTTAATGAGACTGCCGGGAGTATGGCCCGGGACTCGGTGTTCAATGCGGCCGCCGTCTTTCGCTTGCTCACCGGGGAAGACCTGAGCGACTACGACGTCCACGTGAACGTGGTCGGCGGGGGTAACATCGACGGTCCTTCGGCAGGGTTGGCCGTGTGTGCGGCCATCATCAGCGCCATCCAGGGCCGTGCGGTACGGCAGGATGTGGCCGTAACCGGCGAAATCTCCATCCAGGGTAAAGTAAAACCCGTAGGGGGAATTGTGGAAAAAATTTACGGTGCCCGTCAGGCCGGCATGCGTTATGTTATTCTTCCCGAGGCCAATGCCGCCGAGGTTCCGGGGGATCTGCCGGGCATCCAAGTGATACCGGTAGCCACCGTAGCCCAGGCTTTGGAACATTTGTTGGTGAAAGAATAG
- the rbr gene encoding rubrerythrin produces MPSLKGTQTEKNLLVAFAGESQARNRYTFYASQAKKEGYEQIAAIFLDTAENEKEHAKRLFKFLEGGEVEITAAFPAGVIGTTAENLAAAAGGENYEYTQMYPSFAETAEKEGFPEIAAVLRAIAVAEKGHEERYLTLLDSLRKGRVFEREEKVTWRCRNCGYIHEGQAAPQACPACNHPRAFFEVLVKVQ; encoded by the coding sequence ATGCCCAGCCTCAAGGGAACCCAGACCGAAAAGAACCTGCTGGTGGCCTTTGCCGGGGAATCCCAGGCGCGTAACAGGTATACCTTTTACGCCAGCCAGGCCAAGAAGGAAGGTTACGAGCAAATAGCCGCTATCTTTCTGGATACGGCCGAAAACGAAAAGGAGCATGCTAAGCGTTTGTTTAAGTTTCTAGAAGGAGGCGAAGTGGAAATCACGGCCGCCTTCCCCGCCGGCGTTATCGGGACTACGGCTGAGAACCTGGCCGCCGCCGCTGGAGGGGAAAACTATGAGTATACCCAAATGTATCCCTCCTTTGCCGAAACTGCCGAGAAGGAAGGCTTCCCGGAAATTGCGGCCGTATTGCGGGCTATCGCGGTAGCCGAGAAGGGGCACGAGGAGCGCTACCTCACCCTCCTGGATAGCCTCCGCAAGGGACGTGTTTTCGAGCGGGAAGAAAAAGTAACGTGGCGCTGCCGTAACTGCGGTTACATCCATGAGGGTCAGGCGGCGCCCCAGGCTTGCCCCGCCTGCAATCACCCGCGCGCCTTCTTCGAAGTCCTGGTTAAGGTGCAGTAA
- a CDS encoding single-stranded DNA-binding protein, which yields MLNRVILIGRLVRDPELRYTPSGVPVANFTLAVDRPYLNQQGERGTDFIRIALWRKLAETCANHLGKGRLVAVEGRLQVRSYETPEGQRRQVTEVVAEDVRFLDWPKDRTTGSGNEEMGDFPDLGDLGTEIEMGDDELPF from the coding sequence ATGTTAAACCGGGTGATACTCATCGGCCGCCTGGTGAGGGACCCAGAGCTGCGCTATACGCCCAGTGGGGTGCCGGTAGCCAATTTCACCCTGGCGGTGGACCGCCCCTACCTCAACCAGCAGGGCGAGCGGGGCACGGACTTTATTCGCATTGCCCTGTGGCGTAAGCTGGCAGAAACCTGTGCCAACCATCTGGGCAAAGGGCGGCTGGTAGCCGTGGAAGGGCGCCTGCAGGTAAGATCTTATGAGACCCCTGAGGGCCAGAGGCGTCAGGTCACCGAGGTGGTGGCCGAAGATGTGCGGTTCTTAGACTGGCCCAAAGACCGGACCACCGGTTCCGGCAATGAGGAGATGGGTGATTTCCCTGATCTGGGAGATCTGGGTACGGAAATCGAAATGGGGGACGACGAGCTTCCCTTTTAA
- a CDS encoding YybS family protein, with the protein MAVSQRESTTALAEGALMAALAAGLALVGLFLPPLQLFTNLIWTLPITVLIVRRDLRTGIMAAFVAGLLVGLLGGVPRAFLLFTQFAAVGLLYGYLFKQGTAPGRMVLAGTLVALISLLCSLGFSFYLAGWSPARLAADLEQMPEHVLEMYRRSGVLEQMAREGVTPEELHGYLENMVDYLKRLLPAILATVALFTAFINYLVAETVLRRLSLTEQRLPPFRHWQLPWYTLWGVIAGLGLSLLGDYEEVTWLKTLGLNILYLYLPLVLGNGLAVVSFFAHRFRWSWFLKAAFLMIFLINIPLGLLVVLGLGLFDPFLGWRKPREAGSP; encoded by the coding sequence ATGGCAGTGAGCCAGCGGGAAAGTACTACGGCCCTGGCCGAAGGAGCCTTGATGGCCGCCCTTGCGGCCGGGCTGGCTCTGGTGGGCCTTTTCTTGCCCCCCTTACAGCTCTTCACTAACCTGATCTGGACGCTTCCCATCACCGTCCTCATAGTGCGCCGGGACTTGCGTACGGGAATCATGGCCGCCTTCGTTGCCGGGCTGCTGGTGGGGCTGCTGGGAGGGGTGCCGCGGGCTTTCTTGCTTTTTACCCAATTTGCGGCCGTCGGCCTCCTGTACGGTTACCTTTTTAAACAGGGAACGGCTCCCGGGCGTATGGTGTTGGCCGGTACCCTGGTAGCCTTAATATCCCTCCTCTGTTCCCTGGGGTTCTCCTTTTATTTGGCCGGCTGGTCCCCCGCCCGGCTGGCGGCCGACCTCGAACAGATGCCGGAGCATGTCCTGGAAATGTATCGGCGGTCGGGGGTATTGGAGCAAATGGCCCGGGAAGGAGTGACGCCGGAGGAGCTCCACGGCTACCTGGAGAACATGGTGGACTATCTAAAGCGCCTCTTGCCAGCCATACTGGCCACCGTGGCGCTGTTCACGGCCTTTATCAATTATCTGGTAGCCGAAACTGTCCTGCGAAGGCTAAGCCTTACCGAGCAGAGGCTGCCGCCCTTTCGTCACTGGCAGCTCCCCTGGTACACCCTCTGGGGGGTTATCGCCGGTCTGGGTCTGAGCCTGCTGGGGGACTACGAGGAAGTGACCTGGCTCAAAACCCTGGGTCTCAACATTCTTTACCTCTATCTCCCCCTGGTTTTGGGCAACGGCCTGGCCGTCGTCAGCTTTTTCGCCCACCGTTTCAGGTGGTCGTGGTTCCTCAAGGCGGCCTTCCTTATGATCTTTTTAATCAATATACCCCTCGGCCTCCTGGTGGTACTGGGCCTGGGGCTCTTCGATCCCTTCTTGGGGTGGCGCAAGCCCCGGGAGGCGGGAAGCCCTTGA
- the rpsF gene encoding 30S ribosomal protein S6 has product MRSYEALFVIRPDLDAEQTQAVIDKFTNLITDNGGEVVQVDKWGKKRLAYEVRKFREGYYVLLQFKGPAAVAQELERVFKITDEVIRYLITRLEEKAS; this is encoded by the coding sequence ATGCGCAGTTACGAGGCCCTGTTTGTAATTAGACCCGACCTGGACGCCGAACAAACCCAGGCAGTGATAGACAAATTCACCAACCTGATCACCGACAACGGAGGAGAAGTGGTCCAGGTAGACAAATGGGGCAAGAAGCGGTTGGCCTATGAGGTGCGGAAGTTCCGCGAGGGTTACTATGTCTTGCTGCAGTTTAAGGGGCCAGCAGCCGTTGCCCAGGAATTGGAACGGGTCTTTAAGATAACCGATGAGGTTATCCGCTACCTTATAACCCGCCTAGAGGAAAAAGCGAGCTAG
- the dnaB gene encoding replicative DNA helicase — MQELAERLPPHSLEAEQSVLGAILLDREALLTAAEILRMEDFYREAHRVIYRTILDLESRGEVVDLLTVTEELKRRGELEAVGGASYLAQLTTVVPSVANAGHYARIVSQKAALRQLIQAATRIAERAYEEEGEVGEIVDEAERLILEVAAGRYRDGFVNIKQVLLQTFEHLERLASHKGEVTGLPTFTDLDRLLSGLQPSDLIICAARPGMGKTSFCLNIAQKVALQQKVPVAIFSLEMSKDQVVQRMLAAEAMVEQHRLRTGFLKEEDWARLVNAASLLAEAPIYIDDTPAITAMEVRAKARRLQAECGLGLVVIDYLQLMQAHRRVDSRQQEIALISRALKALARELNVPVLVLSQLNRGVEQRQDKRPVMADLLESGAIEADADVIIFLYRPQYYDPDTDKKGIAEVIVAKHRNGPVGTVEMAFLPEFTKFVDLAPEPEP; from the coding sequence ATGCAGGAGCTTGCGGAGCGGCTCCCCCCCCACAGTCTGGAGGCGGAGCAATCCGTCCTGGGCGCCATTCTCCTCGACCGGGAGGCTCTGCTCACGGCTGCCGAAATCCTCCGGATGGAGGACTTCTACCGCGAAGCTCACCGCGTCATTTACCGGACCATCCTGGACCTGGAATCCAGGGGCGAAGTGGTCGACCTCTTAACGGTAACCGAGGAATTGAAGCGCAGGGGTGAGCTGGAGGCCGTGGGAGGGGCCTCCTACCTTGCCCAGCTTACCACGGTAGTTCCCAGTGTAGCCAATGCCGGCCACTACGCCCGCATTGTCTCCCAGAAGGCCGCCCTCCGGCAGCTAATCCAGGCGGCTACCCGTATCGCCGAAAGGGCTTATGAGGAGGAGGGGGAAGTCGGGGAAATCGTGGATGAAGCCGAAAGGCTTATCCTGGAGGTGGCCGCCGGCCGGTACCGGGACGGTTTTGTAAACATCAAGCAGGTCCTCCTCCAAACCTTTGAACACCTGGAGCGGCTGGCCTCCCACAAAGGAGAGGTTACCGGTCTACCCACCTTTACGGATTTAGACCGACTACTCTCCGGCCTGCAGCCCTCCGACCTCATCATTTGCGCGGCCCGGCCGGGCATGGGCAAGACCTCCTTCTGCCTTAATATTGCCCAGAAGGTGGCCCTCCAGCAGAAGGTGCCGGTGGCCATCTTTAGCCTGGAGATGTCCAAGGACCAGGTGGTGCAGCGGATGCTGGCCGCCGAAGCCATGGTAGAACAGCACCGCCTCCGCACCGGCTTCCTGAAGGAAGAGGATTGGGCCCGCCTGGTGAACGCGGCCAGCCTCCTTGCGGAGGCGCCCATTTACATAGACGACACGCCGGCCATCACGGCCATGGAAGTCCGGGCCAAGGCCCGCCGGTTGCAGGCCGAATGCGGGTTGGGGCTGGTAGTCATCGATTACCTCCAGCTCATGCAGGCCCACCGCCGGGTGGACAGCCGCCAGCAGGAAATCGCCCTCATCTCCCGGGCCCTCAAAGCCCTGGCCCGGGAACTGAACGTGCCGGTCCTGGTATTATCCCAGCTGAACCGCGGCGTGGAGCAGCGGCAGGACAAGCGGCCGGTTATGGCCGATCTTTTGGAGAGCGGGGCCATTGAAGCCGACGCCGATGTGATCATTTTCCTCTACCGCCCCCAGTACTACGACCCCGATACTGACAAGAAGGGTATTGCCGAAGTCATCGTGGCCAAGCATCGCAACGGCCCCGTGGGAACCGTGGAAATGGCCTTCCTGCCCGAATTTACCAAGTTTGTGGACCTGGCCCCCGAGCCGGAGCCTTAA
- a CDS encoding DUF2922 domain-containing protein, producing MMTRRLELVFQNAAGRRTVLTVQEPRSDITADEVRAAMELIVARNVFTSPGGDLVAVAGARLVSRETVDLISV from the coding sequence ATGATGACCAGGCGGTTGGAGCTCGTCTTCCAAAATGCTGCCGGTCGCCGCACCGTCCTGACCGTCCAGGAACCGCGGTCCGACATCACAGCCGATGAGGTGAGGGCGGCTATGGAGCTTATTGTGGCCCGCAACGTCTTCACCTCCCCCGGCGGGGACCTGGTGGCCGTGGCCGGGGCCCGGCTGGTGAGCAGGGAAACCGTGGATCTTATCTCCGTCTAG
- the rpsR gene encoding 30S ribosomal protein S18, with the protein MARDRKRGRKRVCSFCVDKIDYIDYKDVNRLRKYMSERGKIIPRRISGNCARHQRQLTRAIKRARMVALLPFTAE; encoded by the coding sequence TTGGCGCGGGATCGGAAGCGCGGCCGGAAGCGCGTCTGCAGTTTCTGTGTAGATAAAATCGATTACATCGATTACAAAGATGTAAACCGCCTGCGTAAGTACATGAGCGAGCGGGGCAAGATTATACCCCGGAGGATTTCGGGTAACTGCGCCCGCCACCAGCGGCAGCTTACGAGGGCCATCAAGAGGGCGCGGATGGTGGCTCTGTTGCCCTTCACTGCAGAATAA
- a CDS encoding nitrite reductase — MGDAIFLQKSGILGVGIVAQCGFLTPQQLMGLARLAQELECKACKLTTRQTLIFLIPEEKLPVLREGVESLGLRVGVFGETVRNVKACAGSSELCQRSLSDVFALAGILQDRFMNRPVPNDFKISVAGCHRGCTEPFCADFGVVATGEDSFSIYIGGRGASRKPIHGRLLAEKVNGEGVLAILEHVLVRYNELAQPKERLCHTIQRAGWEPFEPPADMLASFQPQEEESDFLHFLNQTTR; from the coding sequence ATGGGCGACGCCATCTTTTTGCAGAAATCGGGGATTTTAGGGGTGGGCATTGTAGCGCAATGTGGGTTCCTTACCCCCCAACAGCTCATGGGCCTGGCCCGGCTGGCCCAGGAGCTGGAATGTAAAGCCTGCAAACTAACCACCCGGCAGACGTTGATTTTCCTTATTCCCGAGGAAAAACTCCCGGTCCTGCGGGAAGGGGTGGAAAGCCTGGGTCTTAGGGTAGGTGTTTTCGGCGAAACAGTGCGGAACGTCAAGGCCTGTGCAGGCAGCTCTGAGCTGTGCCAGCGCTCCCTCTCCGACGTTTTTGCGTTGGCCGGCATTCTGCAGGATCGGTTTATGAATCGCCCGGTGCCCAACGATTTTAAGATTTCGGTAGCCGGCTGCCACCGAGGTTGCACCGAGCCCTTCTGCGCCGACTTCGGGGTGGTGGCTACCGGGGAAGATTCCTTCAGTATCTACATAGGCGGCCGGGGGGCCAGCCGGAAACCCATCCACGGCCGGCTGCTGGCGGAGAAGGTAAATGGAGAAGGGGTTCTGGCCATCCTGGAACATGTTCTCGTCCGTTACAACGAACTGGCCCAGCCCAAGGAAAGGCTCTGCCACACCATCCAGCGAGCGGGGTGGGAACCCTTCGAGCCACCGGCCGACATGCTGGCTTCGTTCCAGCCGCAAGAAGAAGAGAGCGACTTTCTCCACTTCTTAAACCAAACTACGCGGTAA
- the rplI gene encoding 50S ribosomal protein L9 — protein MKVILTTDVPKLGAKGSVVEVSDGYARNYLFPRQLAVPATKGRLEELSRVKAQEEIKRQKEREEAQRVARQLEGSTVTVTARAGEGGKLFGSVTNKEIALEIENTFHIKVDRRKIELEEPIRMLGSYPVVLRLHPEVQAKVLVQVVAERS, from the coding sequence GTGAAGGTTATTTTGACCACCGACGTACCCAAGCTAGGCGCCAAGGGAAGCGTAGTAGAAGTTTCCGACGGTTATGCTCGTAATTACCTCTTTCCCCGCCAGCTGGCGGTTCCGGCTACCAAGGGCCGCTTGGAGGAACTTTCCCGAGTTAAGGCCCAGGAGGAGATAAAAAGGCAGAAAGAAAGGGAAGAAGCCCAGAGGGTGGCCCGTCAGCTGGAGGGGAGTACGGTCACGGTAACGGCCCGGGCTGGAGAAGGGGGCAAGCTTTTTGGTTCGGTTACCAATAAAGAAATAGCCCTGGAGATAGAAAACACCTTTCATATCAAGGTGGATAGGCGTAAAATTGAACTGGAGGAGCCCATCAGAATGCTGGGTTCCTATCCGGTGGTACTGCGCCTGCATCCCGAGGTGCAGGCCAAAGTACTGGTACAGGTAGTGGCAGAAAGGAGTTAA